The proteins below are encoded in one region of Qipengyuania sp. HL-TH1:
- a CDS encoding type 1 glutamine amidotransferase domain-containing protein, whose amino-acid sequence MTLEGKSVAILIAPRGTEEPEFSKPKQAVEDAGGEVTVISFESGKARTVNGDLDEGGSYTIDKTFSDVKADDFDGLVVPGGTVGADKLRGSDEAIGFIRAFFDQKKPVAAICHAPWTLIEADVLKGRTLTSYPTLKIDIENAGGTWTDEEVVVDNGLVTSRDPDDLPAFCAKLVEEIAAGN is encoded by the coding sequence TTAGAAGGCAAATCGGTCGCCATTCTGATCGCACCCCGCGGGACGGAAGAACCAGAATTCTCGAAGCCCAAGCAAGCTGTCGAGGACGCTGGTGGCGAAGTGACCGTGATCAGTTTTGAATCGGGCAAGGCTCGCACAGTCAATGGCGATCTCGACGAGGGCGGCAGCTATACTATCGACAAGACGTTTTCCGATGTCAAAGCCGACGATTTCGACGGACTTGTCGTGCCCGGAGGGACCGTCGGTGCCGACAAGCTGCGCGGCAGCGACGAGGCAATCGGTTTCATCCGGGCTTTCTTCGATCAGAAAAAACCTGTCGCGGCTATATGCCATGCACCCTGGACATTGATCGAGGCGGACGTGCTCAAGGGTCGCACCTTGACGTCCTACCCGACGCTGAAGATCGATATCGAGAACGCCGGCGGTACATGGACCGATGAGGAAGTCGTGGTCGACAACGGCCTTGTTACCAGCCGCGATCCCGATGATTTGCCCGCCTTCTGTGCCAAACTCGTCGAGGAAATCGCAGCAGGGAATTAA